The proteins below come from a single Isoptericola dokdonensis DS-3 genomic window:
- a CDS encoding WhiB family transcriptional regulator: MTEISRLPGPVMELWEWQYQGSCRDADDTLFFHPEGERGSTRRRRAEAAKAICRSCPVMMECREQSLRVREPYGVWGGLSEDERSAILAGRERKTG; the protein is encoded by the coding sequence ATGACGGAGATCTCGAGACTGCCTGGGCCGGTCATGGAGCTGTGGGAGTGGCAGTACCAGGGTTCGTGCCGCGACGCGGACGACACCCTGTTCTTCCACCCCGAGGGCGAGCGGGGATCCACCCGCCGACGCCGGGCCGAGGCCGCCAAGGCCATCTGCCGGTCGTGCCCCGTGATGATGGAGTGCCGCGAGCAGTCGCTGCGCGTCCGCGAGCCCTACGGCGTCTGGGGCGGGCTCAGCGAGGACGAGCGCTCGGCGATCCTCGCCGGCCGCGAGCGCAAGACCGGCTGA
- the groES gene encoding co-chaperone GroES has product MSVPIKPLEDRIVVKAVEAETTTASGLVIPDTAKEKPQEGEVLAVGEGRFDDQGNRVPVDVKVGDKVIYSKYGGTEVKYGGVDYLVLSSRDILAVVVG; this is encoded by the coding sequence GTGTCGGTCCCCATCAAGCCGCTCGAGGACCGGATCGTCGTCAAGGCCGTCGAGGCCGAGACCACGACCGCTTCCGGCCTGGTCATCCCGGACACCGCCAAGGAGAAGCCCCAGGAGGGCGAGGTCCTGGCCGTGGGCGAGGGCCGTTTCGACGACCAGGGCAACCGTGTCCCGGTCGACGTCAAGGTCGGCGACAAGGTCATCTACTCCAAGTACGGCGGCACCGAGGTCAAGTACGGCGGCGTGGACTACCTGGTCCTGTCGTCGCGCGACATCCTCGCGGTCGTCGTCGGCTGA
- a CDS encoding class I SAM-dependent methyltransferase, translating to MDPSSLAKLLSPEGWALVNALPPYDEDRAMALATRLRAEGVDPDLAAAALTQSRLRAKARAKLGAFADGMLFTPDGVEQATRLVVAALHARRYLAAGVTKVADLTSGIGADALAFAGVGLQVLATDVDEATAALATVNLRAFPEAEVRHADGLTLDLHAEGVDGVYADPARRTRGGKRIFDPAAYAPPLDAVWALRAQVPALGIKVGPGVPHAGLPADAETQWVSVDGDVVEAGLWFGPLAPAGPGRSALVLRSTAGTGQGDGATAPGTVGRTLRTGPDDVDLVPDVGAVGGYLYEPDGAVVRAGLVAHAAAELGGRLVDRTIAYVTTDSPADAPRPGEAALATGYRVLDVMPFNLKKLKAYLRERGVGSLTVKKRGTAVTPEQLRAQLALSGDAAATVVLTRVDGRQHVLVVEPLGA from the coding sequence ATGGACCCCTCGTCGCTCGCCAAGCTGCTCAGCCCCGAGGGCTGGGCGCTGGTCAACGCCCTGCCCCCGTACGACGAGGACCGCGCGATGGCCCTGGCCACGCGGCTGCGGGCCGAGGGAGTGGACCCGGACCTCGCCGCTGCGGCGCTCACCCAGTCCCGGCTGCGGGCCAAGGCCCGGGCCAAGCTCGGCGCGTTCGCCGACGGCATGCTCTTCACCCCCGACGGCGTCGAGCAGGCCACCCGGCTGGTCGTGGCCGCGCTGCACGCCCGCCGCTACCTCGCGGCCGGCGTGACGAAGGTCGCGGACCTCACCAGCGGCATCGGCGCGGACGCCCTCGCGTTCGCGGGCGTGGGCCTGCAGGTGCTCGCCACCGACGTCGACGAGGCCACGGCCGCGCTGGCGACCGTGAACCTGCGGGCGTTCCCCGAGGCGGAGGTGCGCCACGCCGACGGGCTGACCCTCGACCTGCACGCCGAGGGCGTCGACGGCGTCTACGCCGACCCGGCCCGGCGCACCCGCGGCGGCAAGCGCATCTTCGACCCGGCCGCCTACGCTCCCCCGCTCGACGCCGTGTGGGCGCTGCGCGCGCAGGTGCCCGCCCTCGGCATCAAGGTGGGGCCGGGCGTCCCGCACGCCGGGCTGCCCGCCGACGCCGAGACGCAGTGGGTGTCGGTGGACGGCGACGTCGTCGAGGCCGGGCTGTGGTTCGGCCCGCTGGCACCGGCCGGGCCCGGCCGGTCCGCCCTCGTGCTCCGCTCGACGGCCGGAACCGGGCAGGGCGACGGTGCGACGGCCCCGGGCACCGTCGGCAGGACGCTGCGCACGGGTCCGGACGACGTCGACCTCGTGCCGGACGTCGGCGCCGTCGGCGGCTACCTCTACGAGCCGGACGGTGCCGTCGTGCGCGCCGGTCTGGTCGCGCACGCCGCGGCCGAGCTCGGCGGACGGCTGGTGGACCGCACCATCGCCTACGTCACGACCGACTCCCCCGCCGACGCCCCGCGACCGGGCGAGGCGGCGCTGGCCACCGGCTACCGGGTGCTCGACGTCATGCCGTTCAACCTGAAGAAGCTCAAGGCGTACCTGCGCGAGCGCGGCGTGGGCAGCCTGACCGTGAAGAAGCGGGGCACCGCCGTCACCCCCGAGCAGCTGCGTGCCCAGCTCGCGCTGTCCGGCGACGCCGCGGCGACGGTCGTGCTCACCCGGGTCGACGGGCGTCAGCACGTGCTCGTCGTGGAGCCGCTCGGCGCCTGA
- a CDS encoding glutamate--cysteine ligase, whose product MVLEFASSPRSSVGLEWELALVDADSGNLRQVAPAAMAALAGDPRAAHVKPEFLRNTLEVVSGVCTTIGQATDDIAAGVAAIQDVISPMRAELMGAGTHPFAHWSQQQVTDKERYATVVDRTQVWGRQQVVYGVHVHVGIEDRDKVLPIVRSLLVYVAHLQALSASSPFWEAADTGYASMRALLFQQLPTAGLPYQFAQWHELERYVDDMLRTGVIDDFTEVRWDVRPAPHFGTVEVRICDGTSNLRELAALGALVHCLVEHLSTLLDEGRPLPTMPRWYVHENKWRAARYGLDAIIILDEDGNEELVTDATSRLLDDLAPVAARLGCSAELDGVRDILRLGASYQRQRAVAAAHGAGQPALEAVVASLVAELRAGRPLPSA is encoded by the coding sequence ATGGTCCTGGAGTTCGCGTCGTCACCCCGGTCGAGCGTCGGCCTGGAGTGGGAGCTGGCGCTCGTCGACGCCGACTCGGGCAACCTGCGCCAGGTGGCCCCGGCCGCGATGGCCGCCCTCGCGGGAGATCCGCGCGCCGCGCACGTCAAGCCGGAGTTCCTGCGCAACACGCTCGAGGTCGTCTCGGGCGTGTGCACGACGATCGGGCAGGCGACCGACGACATCGCCGCCGGGGTCGCCGCCATCCAGGACGTCATCTCCCCCATGCGGGCCGAGCTCATGGGCGCGGGCACGCACCCGTTCGCGCACTGGTCCCAGCAGCAGGTCACCGACAAGGAGCGGTACGCCACCGTGGTGGACCGCACCCAGGTGTGGGGCCGCCAGCAGGTCGTCTACGGGGTGCACGTGCACGTCGGGATCGAGGACCGCGACAAGGTGCTGCCGATCGTGCGCTCCCTGCTCGTGTACGTCGCGCACCTGCAGGCGCTGTCGGCGTCGTCGCCGTTCTGGGAGGCCGCCGACACCGGGTACGCCTCCATGCGCGCCCTGCTCTTCCAGCAGCTCCCCACCGCCGGGCTGCCGTACCAGTTCGCGCAGTGGCACGAGCTGGAGCGCTACGTCGACGACATGCTCCGCACCGGCGTCATCGACGACTTCACGGAGGTCCGCTGGGACGTGCGCCCGGCCCCGCACTTCGGCACGGTGGAGGTGCGGATCTGCGACGGCACCTCCAACCTGCGCGAGCTCGCCGCGCTGGGCGCCCTGGTGCACTGCCTCGTCGAGCACCTGTCGACGCTGCTCGACGAGGGCCGCCCGCTGCCCACGATGCCGCGCTGGTACGTGCACGAGAACAAGTGGCGTGCCGCCCGCTACGGGCTGGACGCGATCATCATCCTCGACGAGGACGGGAACGAGGAGCTGGTCACGGACGCGACGTCCCGGCTGCTGGACGACCTCGCCCCCGTCGCGGCGCGGCTCGGCTGCTCCGCCGAGCTCGACGGCGTACGCGACATCCTCCGGCTCGGCGCGTCCTACCAGCGCCAGCGCGCGGTGGCCGCCGCGCACGGCGCGGGGCAGCCCGCCCTGGAGGCCGTCGTGGCCTCGCTCGTGGCCGAGCTGCGCGCCGGCCGCCCGCTGCCGTCGGCCTGA